From a region of the Candida albicans SC5314 chromosome 1, complete sequence genome:
- a CDS encoding TFIIH complex serine/threonine-protein kinase subunit (Putative serine/threonine protein kinase; possibly an essential gene, disruptants not obtained by UAU1 method): MSTAAVATKPSVTSKPATKQVSNYTKEKKVGEGTYAVVYLGKQISTKRQIAIKEIKTGLFKDGLDMSALREVKYLQELKHPNVIELVDVFSATNNLNLVLEFLPCDLEVLIKDKSIVFKSADIKSWLLMTLRGIHHCHRNFILHRDLKPNNLLLAPDGQLKIADFGLARALVNPNEDLSSNVVTRWYRAPELLFGARHYTGAVDIWSIGIIFAELMLRIPYLPGKDDVDQLDVTFRAYGTPTEQIWPNVSSLPMYNALHVYPPPSRQELRNRFSAATEKALDLLISMTQLDPSRRCDSTLALLHDYFTESPRPTDPKKLPKKSSPEKRENEDEQNNGSKRRHV, translated from the coding sequence ATGTCTACTGCAGCAGTTGCAACGAAACCATCTGTTACTTCAAAACCAGCAACTAAACAAGTTCTGAATTacaccaaagaaaaaaaagtaggGGAAGGTACATATGCTGTTGTGTACTTGGGTAAACAAATCTCCACCAAACGGCAAATTGCcatcaaagaaatcaaaacagGATTATTCAAAGATGGATTGGATATGTCAGCATTAAGAGAAGTTAAATATTTgcaagaattgaaacatCCCAATGTTATTGAACTAGTAGATGTATTTTCAgcaacaaataatttaaatttggtATTAGAATTTTTACCTTGCGATTTGGAAGTGTTGATTAAAGATAAATCgattgttttcaaatcagCAGATATCAAATCATGGCTTCTAATGACATTACGTGGGATACATCATTGTCATCggaattttattttacatcgtgatttgaaaccaaataatttattattggcACCGGATggacaattgaaaatagcGGATTTTGGTCTTGCACGAGCTTTGGTAAATCCTAATGAGGATTTATCATCTAATGTTGTTACTAGATGGTATAGAGCCCctgaattattatttggtgCTCGACATTACACTGGAGCAGTTGATATCTGGTCAATAGGTATAATATTTGCTGAATTAATGCTTCGAATACCTTATTTGCCAGGTAAAGATGACGTTGATCAATTAGATGTTACATTTAGAGCTTATGGGACACCAACAGAGCAAATATGGCCAAATGTTTCCAGTTTGCCAATGTATAACGCACTTCATGTGTATCCACCTCCTTCAAGACAAGAATTACGTAATAGATTTAGTGCTGCTACGGAAAAAGCCcttgatttgttgatatcGATGACCCAATTGGATCCAAGTAGAAGATGTGATTCTACACTAGCATTATTACACGATTATTTTACTGAATCGCCTCGTCCTACTGACCCAAAAAAGTTGCCTAAAAAGTCTTCTCCAGAAAAGAGAGAGAATGAAGATGAACAGAATAATGGCTCTAAAAGAAGGCATGTTTAG
- a CDS encoding uncharacterized protein (Has domain(s) with predicted oxidoreductase activity and role in oxidation-reduction process): MFRQLNRLRHFHTLAVLQSDFSHVVIGGGVVGTAIAAELQEQPGNEVLLIDKNEQLGMETTSRNSEVIHAGIYYPPNSLKSKLCIAGKNKIYDAWAKGNFQVALKQCGKWVVAQTDKEAEYLEKINNIAKEVSVPVNFISPTKAKAKYPLIRAETAILESPTTGIISSHDYTLFHQARFESNNGTIGLNTELTDLEYNKGTSNYTLRLESDAGEMELTSDNVVNAAGLYAAQVSNLLLPKERQYQGYFAKGNYFSYSPTTSIGKITDVLIYPCPNPNASSLGTHLTFDLGGQLRFGPDLEWLDIKRAEDIDYTPNPQNLKEAYKAIKTYFPSITLDSLHPSYSGVRPKIYSLEENMKKFADFEIKQEPGYPGFVNLLGMESPGLTASWAIGEYVKDLYHK; the protein is encoded by the coding sequence ATGTTTAGACAATTGAATAGACTACGCCATTTCCACACATTGGCTGTATTGCAATCTGACTTTTCACACGTTGTTATTGGCGGAGGTGTCGTAGGTACAGCAATAGCGGCCGAACTCCAAGAACAACCGGGAAATGaagttttattaattgataaaaatgaacaatTAGGAATGGAAACTACGTCAAGAAATTCAGAAGTTATTCATGCAGGGATATATTATCCTCCGAATTCATTAAAATCCAAACTATGCATTGCTgggaaaaacaaaatctaTGACGCTTGGGCAAAAGGTAATTTCCAAGTTGCTTTGAAACAATGTGGGAAATGGGTGGTTGCTCAAACAGATAAAGAGGCAGAATAccttgaaaaaataaacaatatagCAAAAGAGGTTAGCGTCCCAGTAAATTTTATCTCACCAACAAAGGCAAAGGCAAAATACCCTTTAATTCGAGCCGAGACAGCTATTCTTGAAAGTCCAACTACAGGAATCATATCATCTCATGATTACACTCTTTTCCATCAAGCAAGATTCGAGAGTAACAACGGGACTATTGGACTCAATACAGAATTAACAGACTTGGAGTATAATAAAGGAACTTCAAACTATACCTTACGATTAGAATCGGATGCTGGTGAAATGGAATTGACATCAGACAATGTTGTCAATGCAGCAGGACTATATGCTGCTCAAGTTTCAAACTTGTTGTTACCAAAGGAAAGACAATATCAAGGTTATTTTGCCAAGGGAAATTATTTCAGTTATCTGCCAACAACATCGATAGGCAAAATAACCGATGTGTTGATATATCCTTGTCCAAATCCTAATGCTTCGTCTTTGGGCACACACTTGACGTTTGACCTAGGCGGTCAATTGAGATTTGGTCCTGATTTAGAATGGTTAGATATAAAAAGAGCCGAAGATATAGATTATACCCCAAATCCACAAAACTTAAAAGAAGCGTATAAGGCAATCAAGACTTATTTCCCGAGCATCACTCTTGATTCATTGCATCCTTCTTATTCTGGAGTAAGAccaaaaatttattcattagaagagaatatgaaaaagtttgctgattttgaaataaaacaaGAACCAGGATACCCAGGGTTTGTTAATCTTTTGGGTATGGAAAGTCCTGGTTTAACAGCTTCATGGGCAATCGGAGAATACGTTAAAGATCTATACCataaataa
- the RAC1 gene encoding Rho family GTPase (G-protein of RAC subfamily; required for embedded filamentous growth, not for serum-induced hyphal growth; dynamic localization at plasma membrane and nucleus; similar to, but not interchangeable with, Cdc42p; lacks S. cerevisiae homolog), producing MRSIKSVVVGDGGVGKTCLLISYTTNTFPNDYIPTVFDNYSASVMIDGEPIKLGLWDTAGQSEYDRLRPLSYPQTEIFLCCFSVISPDSFQNVKSKWIPEILHHCPKDILILLIGTKVDLRDDLHVLDELTARNLSPVTFDQGSKLAREIGAIKYMECSAATQVGVKEIFDYAIRAVLDPPNANKGEYVTNDSVPGMGVNNSSGSKKHNEKNGSGTATAGTGKKRKIKRAKKCTIL from the coding sequence ATGAGAAGCATTAAATCAGTCGTAGTTGGAGATGGTGGAGTAGGTAAAACTTGTTTATTGATATCCTATACTACCAATACTTTCCCAAATGATTATATTCCCACTgtttttgataattattcAGCCTCAGTTATGATTGATGGCGAACCAATCAAATTAGGATTATGGGATACCGCTGGTCAATCAGAATATGATAGATTAAGACCGTTATCGTATCCACAAacagaaatatttttatgtTGTTTCTCCGTGATAAGTCCTGACTCGTTCCAAAATGTCAAATCTAAATGGATACCTGAAATATTGCATCATTGTCCAAAGGATATcttaattttattgattggtACCAAGGTCGATTTACGAGACGATTTGCATGTATTGGACGAGTTGACAGCCAGGAATTTGAGTCCCGTCACTTTTGACCAGGGAAGCAAGTTGGCTAGAGAGATTGGTGCCATAAAATATATGGAATGTTCTGCTGCTACTCAAGTCGGTGTCAAggaaatatttgattacGCAATAAGGGCAGTGTTAGACCCACCAAACGCTAACAAAGGTGAATATGTTACAAATGACAGTGTGCCAGGAATGGGTGTCAACAATTCCAGTGGTAGTAAGAAACATAACGAAAAGAATGGGTCTGGAACAGCAACTGCTGGTACTGgtaagaaaagaaaaattaagaGAGCTAAAAAATGTACTATATTATAA
- the NOP6 gene encoding Nop6p (Putative ortholog of S. cerevisiae Nop6; role in ribosomal small subunit biogenesis; Spider biofilm induced), producing MSDTAKLSKKERKALSFRKSKEERDAEKEEKLERKRKAEEEKQEDVKDTEQDSLEQPKKKRKTRRGKKGKGVNGGKGPRFILFVGNLPYDIQQAELISHFKNSNPDRIRIRPDKGIAFLEFDNDTQEIQSKMELALRMHHTEIRNRKINVELTVGGGGNSEARIQKLKEKNEKVLEERKKRVDEGKKKKPASKPVVPSNVHPSRAALIN from the coding sequence ATGTCAGATACAGCCAAATTATctaaaaaggaaagaaaagcACTTAGTTTCCGTAAGTCCAAAGAGGAAAGAGATGCAGAAAAGGAGGAAAAGTtagaaaggaaaagaaaagctGAAGAGGAAAAACAGGAAGATGTCAAGGATACAGAACAAGATTCTCTAgaacaaccaaaaaagaaaagaaagacaaGAAGAGGCAAAAAAGGTAAAGGTGTTAATGGTGGGAAAGGACCTAggtttattttatttgtggGTAATTTGCCATATGATATCCAACAAGCTGAATTGATTTCGCATTTTAAAAATAGTAATCCTGATAGAATAAGAATTCGACCTGATAAAGGAATTGcatttttggaatttgataatgatactCAAGAAATTCAAAGTAAAATGGAATTAGCTTTACGAATGCATCATACAGAAATACGTAACAGAAAAATCAATGTGGAATTGACCGTTGGAGGAGGAGGTAATTCGGAAGCAAGAATAcagaaattgaaagaaaagaatgaaaaagtgcttgaagaaagaaagaaacgAGTTGACGAAgggaaaaagaagaaaccaGCCTCGAAACCCGTGGTGCCACTGAATGTCCATCCTTCAAGAGCAgctttaatcaattaa
- a CDS encoding uncharacterized protein (Protein of unknown function; Spider biofilm induced): MPNESIDNSGEVVFSQPNIDQKPPPPPPTSNTNFLTHVRSRSPSRSVSPYAYRTRSDDRQPIAYSGDNNTIIRETARSELITRHQLQNVHSDQSRRGRSRSREKKKVDTKPHVISLMGFDTTTTLKKK, translated from the coding sequence ATGCCTAATGAATCTATAGACAATTCAGGTGAAGTTGTCTTTCTGCAACCTAATATTGATCAGAAACCACCTCCTCCGCCACCAACTTCAAATACTAATTTTCTCACTCATGTCAGGTCTCGCCTGCCATCACGGTCTGTTTCCCCCTATGCATATAGAACTCGATCTGATGATAGGCAGCCCATTGCATATTCCGGcgataataatacaataatCAGAGAAACAGCTAGATCAGAATTAATTACGCGGCATCAATTACAGAATGTCCATCTGGATCAAAGTCGTCGAGGAAGAAGTAGATCACgagaaaagaagaaagttGATACAAAACCACATGTAATCAGTCTAATGGGATTTGACACTACAACGACActcaagaagaaataa
- a CDS encoding putative oxidoreductase (Ortholog(s) have endoplasmic reticulum, nuclear envelope localization) encodes MLASKKKRTRRTKRQPICEQIPTSNTAFFFTLDIPIMPVNFLTSVVFDGPEVIPYWDQIKEYGPTVLPILLTLAGAKYYFHGATNTWERDMHGKVFMITGATSGIGAQIAYELGQRGAQLILLTRRTNDQWVAEYIEDLRDKTNNGLIYAEECDLSSLYSIRKFATRWLDNQPPRRLDGVICCAAECIPRGKSRQITMDGVERQIGINYLAHFHLLTLLGPSLRVQPPDRDVRVLIATCSSQNLGDVDLNDLLWSDKRYPATQPWKVYGTSKLLLGLFAKEYQRQLMGYERKDKAPCNVRINLINPGIVRTPSTRRFLSLGTVWGLIIYLILFPIWWLFFKSAEQGTQSFYFALFAPIFMKIEGGNVVQECKIMTKVRKEYTDDDLQQKVFHNTEELIKQIETKSAIERKKHENAKKTPEQKAKERQEELNRKRDLHIKPETPEELESKLNSLRNQIGMGTGISSNEMPLFPDDETLKKVISSKKNASSNNRDGSKSNKSQKKSKKV; translated from the coding sequence ATGTTAGcactgaaaaaaaaaaggacaagaagaacaaaaagGCAACCAATTTGTGAACAAATTCCCACCTCCAATACAGCATTTTTCTTCACTCTTGATATACCAATTATGCCAGTGAATTTTTTAACTAGTGTTGTGTTTGATGGGCCAGAGGTGATTCCATATTGGGACCAAATCAAAGAATATGGACCTACCGTTCTTCCCATTCTATTAACTCTTGCTGGGGCCAAGTATTATTTCCATGGTGCCACCAATACGTGGGAGCGAGACATGCATGGGAAAGTGTTTATGATTACTGGTGCGACCAGTGGTATTGGAGCTCAAATAGCATATGAATTGGGACAACGAGGAGCACAACTAATACTACTTACTAGAAGAACCAATGATCAATGGGTGGCTGAGTATATTGAAGATTTACGTGATAAAACTAATAATGGTTTGATATATGCCGAAGAATGTGATTTGAGTTCACTTTATTCAATCAGAAAGTTTGCCACAAGATGGCTTGATAACCAACCACCAAGAAGATTGGATGGAGTCATTTGTTGTGCTGCTGAATGTATCCCACGAGGAAAATCCAGACAAATAACTATGGATGGAGTTGAACGACAAATCGGTATTAATTATTTGGCTCATTTCCATTTGTTGACTTTATTGGGTCCATCACTAAGGGTTCAACCTCCTGATAGAGATGTACGGGTGTTGATTGCAACATGTTCGTCGCAAAATTTGGGAGATGTTGATTTAAACGATTTATTGTGGAGTGACAAGAGGTATCCAGCAACTCAGCCATGGAAGGTATATGGAACATCGAAATTACTTTTAGGGTTATTTGCCAAAGAGTATCAAAGACAGTTGATGGGATATGAGCGTAAAGATAAGGCCCCTTGTAATGTTCGtatcaatttaatcaacCCTGGTATTGTTAGAACACCGTCAACAAGAAGATTTTTGTCTTTGGGCACTGTATGGGGATTGATTATCTATTTGATCTTATTCCCGATCTGGTGgttgtttttcaaaagtgCTGAGCAAGGTACTCAGTCATTTTACTTTGCGTTATTTGCTCCTATTTTCATGAAAATCGAAGGTGGTAACGTGGTACAAGAATGTAAAATAATGACTAAAGTTAGAAAAGAATATACTGATGATGACTTGCAACAAAAAGTTTTCCACAACACTGAAGaattaatcaaacaaattgaaacaaaatcagCTATTGAACGTAAAAAACATGAAAACGCTAAAAAGACTCCAGAACAAAAAGCCAAGGAAAGGCAAGAGGAATTGAATAGAAAGAGGGATTTGCATATTAAACCAGAAACTCCGGAGGAACTAGAACTGAAATTAAATCTGTtgagaaatcaaattggtATGGGGACTGGTATTCTGTCTAATGAAATGCCATTGTTCCCCGATGACGAAACTCTCAAGAAGGTGATCAGTTCCAAGAAGAATGctagtagtaataatagAGATGGTCTGAAATCAAATAAGAGTCAAAAGAAATCTAAAAAAGTATAG
- the NPR1 gene encoding serine/threonine protein kinase (Predicted serine/threonine protein kinase, involved in regulation of ammonium transport; induced in core stress response; Hap43p-repressed gene) yields MSTDIENTSQQSQSPQQPQQQQQQQQQQQPQQPMSSLTKLLHESTSTLASPVLSRNTSEVTFKDQGRRTPEILNISDTVDAKSPGITIDVSKPKPSPIDTDGMNVEPQAVHGFDPSPNTKVSFSSPFSPTSPFTRQSSNSFSSNQAFQNTRGAVASPRYIKNNSVSHSSVFMGGESLSSSIPYSAPGGGRGNPASHSGNTGSLQRENSFSSLNTSDSNSSAHIPNLPNGQPINSIHIQSPQVSASSIDSRFVVSKQRIAQAQAQASLSSSQRSNSQSGLSFFFSQKSKPAVKRDSTTDLGAFYNNSYQDRDAPIVSGSPNSLSSAESTVSYGSSAPTRHNSMANLKRFFKKSTPTTSQPVGTSNLSSSLRSASSGASGAMNIPNSLNGQTNNGYQSPSSFSASTSNTSYSQSPGTNSSSVTRSSTLQNKMNYHERRQSVSGIVNNSQQLPFSKRYHSKNAESLGAGAGGSVRLLTRVSDGLTFAVKEFRAKYQNESKRDYAKKITGEYCIGSTLKHPNIIETVEICYENERIHQVMEYCDFDLFAIVMSNKMSREEINCCFKQILAGVHYLHSMGLAHRDLKLDNCVIDKRGIVKIIDFGSAVVFSYPFTKTLIEAQGIVGSDPYLAPEVCVFNKYDPRPVDVWSVAIIYCCMMLKKFPWKVPKLSDSSFKLFASRGEFIPISEMLKKTPNDMEKSNSNGSSGGGLSNLEDISEALEDEITAGAKQKPSTTGQNGATANGKDHTSSETGANRLLLALPEDCRRLIGRMVELAPACRITIDEVLNDSWLKSVNMCTVEESSPGVFEVIKCEDHEHTQVDQSKAHIAAFEKNKKK; encoded by the coding sequence ATGTCAACcgatattgaaaatacaCTGCAGCAAAGTCAACTGCCACAACAACcacagcagcaacagcaacaacaacagcaacaacaaccacaacagcCAATGTCGTCCTTGACAAAGTTGCTACATGAATCGACCTCAACCCTAGCTTCTCCAGTGTTATCGAGAAATACTTCTGAAGTGACTTTCAAGGATCAGGGTCGCCGTACACCCGAAATTTTGAACATAAGTGATACTGTTGATGCTAAATCACCTGGAATCACTATTGACGtttcaaaaccaaaaccttCTCCAATAGATACTGATGGTATGAATGTTGAGCCACAGGCTGTGCATGGTTTTGATCCATCTCCAAACACCAAAGTTTCGTTTCTGTCTCCATTTTCGCCAACTTCGCCATTTACCAGacaatcatcaaattcattttcaagTAACCAAGCATTTCAAAATACAAGAGGGGCAGTTGCTAGTCCAAGATATATAAAGAACAATTCAGTTAGTCACTCCTCAGTATTTATGGGTGGAGAAAGTTTATCATCGTCGATACCTTATTCTGCTCCTGGTGGTGGGCGTGGCAATCCAGCTTCTCATAGTGGGAATACTGGTAGCTTACAGCGTGagaattcattttcatcgTTAAACACTAGTGATAGTAACTCATCAGCCCATATTCCAAACTTACCCAATGGCCAACCTATCAATTCAATCCATATACAATCTCCACAGGTGAGTGCTTCAAGCATTGACTCGAGGTTTGTTGTATCAAAACAGAGAATCGCTCAGGCCCAAGCTCAAGCACTGTTGAGTAGTTCTCAAAGATCAAACTCACAGAGTGGGTTAtcgtttttcttttctcaaAAAAGTAAGCCAGCAGTGAAAAGAGATTCTACAACTGACTTGGGTGCATTTTACAACAACTCTTATCAAGACCGTGATGCACCAATTGTTTCTGGTTCACCTAATTCTTTATCTTCGGCAGAATCTACTGTGTCATATGGCAGTAGTGCTCCTACAAGACACAACTCAATGGCAAATTTAAAACggtttttcaaaaaatcaacaccaacaacttCACAACCAGTGGGCACCCTGAATTTGTCTTCATCGCTTAGATCGGCTAGTTCCGGTGCAAGTGGGGCAATGAATATTCCAAATTCATTGAATGGACAAACTAACAATGGTTATCaatcaccatcatcattcaGTGCTAGCACTTCCAATACTTCATATTCACAATCTCCAGGcaccaattcttcttcagtgACTCGTAGTTCAACAttgcaaaacaaaatgaattatcaTGAAAGACGTCAATCGGTGCTGGGAATTGTCAACAATTCACAGCAATTGCCTTTTTCTAAACGATACCACAGTAAAAATGCTGAAAGTTTAGGGGCTGGTGCTGGAGGTTCAGTTCGGTTGCTTACAAGAGTAAGTGATGGCTTGACTTTTGCCGTCAAAGAGTTTAGGGccaaatatcaaaatgaaTCGAAGCGTGATTATGCCAAAAAGATCACTGGTGAATATTGTATTGGATCTACTCTAAAACATCctaatattattgaaaccGTTGAAATTTGTTACGAAAATGAACGAATTCATCAAGTTATGGAATATtgtgattttgatttatttgcCATTGTTATGTCAAACAAAATGTCCAgagaagaaatcaattgttgctttaaacaaattttggCTGGTGTCCATTATTTGCATTCTATGGGTTTGGCTCATcgtgatttgaaattggataACTGTGTTATTGATAAACGAGGAATTgttaaaattattgatttcgGATCAGCTGTGGTGTTTTCTTATCCGTTCACCAAAACATTAATTGAAGCACAGGGAATTGTTGGGTCTGATCCATATTTAGCTCCTGAAGTTTGTGTTTTCAATAAGTATGACCCTAGACCTGTTGATGTTTGGTCGGTTGCCATTATCTATTGTTGTATGATGTTAAAGAAATTCCCTTGGAAAGTGCCGAAATTGTCAGATTCTAGTTTCAAGTTATTTGCATCACGAGGTGAATTTATTCCAATTTCCGagatgttgaaaaagaCCCCAAATGATATGGAGAAGTCTAATAGTAATGGAAGTAGTGGGGGTGGCTTAAGTAATTTGGAGGATATAAGTGAGGCATTGGAAGATGAGATTACAGCCGGTGCTAAGCAGAAACCTTCAACTACTGGTCAAAATGGTGCTACTGCCAATGGGAAGGATCACACATCAAGTGAAACAGGAGCAAACCGTTTATTGTTGGCTTTACCAGAAGATTGTAGAAGACTTATTGGTCGTATGGTTGAACTAGCTCCAGCTTGCCGTATCACTATTGATGAAGTGTTGAATGATTCATGGTTGAAATCAGTAAATATGTGTACTGTTGAGGAAAGTTCGCCTGGTGTATTTGAGGTTATTAAATGTGAAGATCATGAACATACTCAAGTGGATCAATCTAAAGCCCATATTGCAGcttttgaaaagaataagaagaaatag
- the MRPL19 gene encoding mitochondrial 54S ribosomal protein uL11m (Putative ribosomal protein; induced upon adherence to polystyrene; Spider biofilm repressed) — protein MSAKGALVKLVVEAGKAAPAPPVGPALGSKGVKAIDFCKEFNARTAIYNQGVPIPVIIQVKPDRTFTFEMKSPPTSWLLMKAAGVEKGSGKALKEPVGEVSLKHIWEIAKIKKTDDRHKSVDLKAIVGSVISTAKVVGIKVVP, from the coding sequence ATGTCTGCAAAAGGAGCATTAGTCAAATTAGTGGTAGAAGCTGGGAAAGCTGCCCCTGCTCCACCTGTGGGTCCAGCATTAGGTTCCAAAGGGGTCAAAGCCattgatttttgtaaaGAATTCAATGCTCGTACTGCCATTTATAATCAAGGAGTGCCTATACCCGTCATAATACAAGTCAAACCTGATCGTACATTTACATTTGAAATGAAATCTCCACCTACTTCATGGTTATTGATGAAAGCTGCCGGAGTAGAAAAAGGTAGTGGGAAAGCATTGAAAGAACCCGTTGGTGAAGTGTCGTTGAAACATATTTGGGAGATTGCCAAGATTAAAAAAACCGATGATAGACATAAATCAGTTGATCTTAAAGCTATTGTTGGAAGCGTAATTAGTACGGCAAAAGTGGTTGGTATCAAAGTTGTACCataa
- a CDS encoding decapping nuclease (Ortholog(s) have GDP binding, RNA pyrophosphohydrolase activity, enzyme regulator activity, phosphodiesterase decapping endonuclease activity), with the protein MAKSLPLNSRSKTTALKQPRELFSYARDIDGKYVYDDPENSLSYYYLPDSTIDTGIDLQGGYSKFKKIPDEQNLADFNSLLKAIIKYETSEGKKISSDIITFREIMTKILSLPYNLTDPIDLYVVPFDGQLFIKSDDELDMKRRKEQEVRMKQTNTVERYDYMKRCEYVGYKFETIATIPKPWSQVSRSQIENRNKKVVNNYEQYLSVIRTGIGNVKLVLAGEIDCCWDYLPDEQNKKLNHYVELKTSRIIENNSQVVSFEQKLFKAWCQCFLMGVTKIIYGFRDNNLILKNVELFNTEEIPILIKNNPLTNAATEKKINCTNALKWYGAVVDWLNTTVDKKDETKSYRLKYDPVRKSFTLSETESETNEKLRNGELLTPEFTEWRQSLKK; encoded by the coding sequence ATGGCAAAATCTTTACCATTAAATTCAAGATCTAAAACTACTGCTTTAAAGCAACCTCGTGAATTATTCAGTTATGCTCGTGATATAGATGGGAAATATGTTTATGATGATCCTgaaaattcattatcatattattatttgccTGATTCAACCATTGATACTGGGATTGATTTACAAGGTGGATActctaaattcaaaaaaatccCTGACGAACAAAATTTAGctgatttcaattcattattaaaagcaattattaaatatgaAACTTCCGAAGGTAAAAAGATATCGAGTGATATAATCACTTTCCGAGAAATAATGACCAAAATACTTTCATTGCCATATAATTTAACTGATCCAATAGATTTATATGTTGTACCCTTTGACGgtcaattatttattaaatcagATGACGAACTAGATATgaaaagaaggaaagaacaagaagttCGAATGAAGCAGACAAACACTGTAGAAAGATATGATTATATGAAACGATGTGAATATGTTGGgtataaatttgaaacaattgcCACTATTCCAAAACCATGGAGTCAAGTATCAAGAagtcaaattgaaaataggAATAAGAAAGTCGTTAATAATTACGAACAATATCTTTCTGTGATTAGAACTGGTATTGGTAATGTCAAATTGGTATTAGCTGGggaaattgattgttgttgggaTTATTTACCTGATGAAcagaataaaaaattgaatcattatgttgaattgaaaactaGTCGaatcattgaaaacaattcaCAAGTGGTTTcatttgaacaaaaattgtttaaagCATGGTGTCAATGTTTTTTAATGGGGGTCACGAAAATCATTTATGGATTTCgagataataatttaattttaaaaaatgttGAGTTATTCAACACTGAAGAAATCccaattttaattaaaaataatccATTAACAAATGCAGCaacagaaaagaaaatcaattgtacTAATGCATTGAAATGGTATGGGGCTGTAGTTGATTGGTTGAATACCACAGTTGataaaaaagatgaaaCCAAGAGTTATCGTTTGAAATATGATCCTGTAAGGAAATCGTTCACTTTAAGTGAAACCGAAAGTGAaactaatgaaaaattaagaaaCGGTGAATTGCTCACGCCAGAATTTACCGAATGGAGAcaaagtttgaaaaaatag